One Roseomonas sp. OT10 DNA segment encodes these proteins:
- a CDS encoding carbohydrate ABC transporter permease, which produces MRDRTLKWLLVLPAVLVVAATALWPLAYSASLSLRQWRLSRSPRPQGWVGTENYEMAFSSGDFLNAVLNTVLFVGLTVGLTTLLALGLALLLSRGGPLRRSVQALLILPFAMSPALVGVSWRFMFHPEFGLFAALFGTLIPPLAGVNWLASPTLAFAALVMADVWAWTPFMTLILIGGLASVPRDTIEAAQVDGSPSWRVVLEIVVPQLRPVLAVVVILKTVFSLKAFDVIFMLTQGGPGQATETLVYQAYLNGFKYYDMGYAAAIAWVMVVPMLALTVLYTRFVFRRA; this is translated from the coding sequence ATGCGCGACCGGACGTTGAAATGGCTGTTGGTGCTGCCGGCCGTGCTGGTGGTGGCAGCGACGGCCCTGTGGCCGCTGGCCTATTCCGCCTCCCTGTCCCTGCGGCAGTGGCGGCTCTCCCGTTCCCCCCGGCCGCAGGGCTGGGTGGGGACGGAGAACTACGAGATGGCCTTTTCCTCCGGCGACTTCCTCAACGCCGTGCTGAACACCGTGCTCTTCGTCGGGCTGACGGTGGGGCTGACCACGCTGCTGGCGCTGGGGCTGGCGCTGCTGCTCTCGCGCGGCGGGCCGCTGCGGCGTTCGGTGCAGGCGCTGCTGATCCTGCCCTTCGCCATGTCGCCGGCCCTGGTCGGCGTCTCCTGGCGCTTCATGTTCCACCCGGAATTCGGCCTCTTCGCCGCGCTCTTCGGCACGCTGATCCCGCCGCTCGCCGGGGTGAACTGGCTAGCCTCTCCCACCCTCGCCTTCGCCGCGCTGGTGATGGCCGATGTCTGGGCCTGGACTCCCTTCATGACGCTGATCCTGATCGGCGGCCTCGCCTCCGTGCCGCGCGACACGATCGAGGCGGCGCAGGTGGACGGCAGCCCGTCCTGGCGCGTGGTGCTGGAGATCGTGGTGCCGCAGCTGCGCCCCGTACTGGCGGTGGTGGTGATCCTGAAGACGGTCTTCTCGCTGAAGGCCTTCGACGTGATCTTCATGCTGACCCAGGGCGGGCCGGGACAGGCGACGGAGACGCTCGTCTACCAGGCCTACCTGAACGGCTTCAAATACTACGACATGGGCTACGCTGCGGCCATCGCCTGGGTGATGGTGGTGCCGATGCTGGCGCTGACCGTGCTCTACACCCGCTTCGTCTTCCGGAGGGCCTGA
- a CDS encoding carbohydrate ABC transporter permease, with translation MKPRGFWNLVQTALVLLAGVVVLTPIVWIALAAFKHNVDVFSLRLIFTPTLENFARILEPPYEVHLKLLNSAVVAVSTVLIAIPLATCAAYSFSRFRLPGEKLLLSTILATQFVPAVVIVLPFFLMFRQAGLLDSRIALVLVDVAVVMPFSVWMIKGFIDGIPLETEEAAMVDGSSRLQVIRNVVLPMAAPGIITAAIFAFIISWNEFLFALILTRRDAVTLPVGLQLFNAEEGVQWHLLSAAGLLIMAPMILLALAIQKHFVQGMTMGAVR, from the coding sequence ATGAAGCCGCGTGGCTTCTGGAACCTCGTGCAGACGGCGCTGGTGCTGCTGGCCGGGGTGGTGGTGCTGACGCCGATCGTCTGGATCGCGCTGGCCGCCTTCAAGCACAACGTGGATGTCTTCTCGCTGCGCCTGATCTTCACGCCGACGCTGGAGAACTTCGCGCGCATCCTGGAGCCGCCCTACGAGGTGCACCTCAAGCTGCTGAACAGCGCCGTCGTGGCCGTTTCCACCGTGCTGATCGCGATCCCGCTGGCGACGTGCGCCGCCTACAGCTTCTCCCGCTTCCGTCTGCCGGGGGAGAAGCTGCTGCTCTCCACCATCCTGGCGACGCAGTTCGTGCCGGCGGTGGTGATCGTGCTGCCCTTCTTCCTGATGTTCCGCCAGGCCGGACTGCTGGACAGCCGCATCGCCCTCGTCCTGGTCGACGTCGCGGTGGTGATGCCGTTCTCCGTCTGGATGATCAAGGGCTTCATCGACGGCATCCCGCTGGAGACGGAGGAGGCGGCGATGGTGGACGGCTCCTCCCGGTTGCAGGTGATCCGCAACGTGGTGCTGCCGATGGCCGCGCCCGGGATCATCACGGCGGCGATCTTCGCCTTCATCATCTCTTGGAACGAGTTCCTCTTCGCCCTGATCCTGACGCGGCGCGACGCGGTGACCCTGCCGGTCGGCCTCCAGCTCTTCAACGCGGAGGAGGGGGTGCAGTGGCACCTGCTCTCCGCCGCCGGCTTGCTGATCATGGCGCCCATGATCCTGCTCGCGCTGGCGATCCAGAAGCACTTCGTCCAGGGCATGACCATGGGAGCGGTACGGTAA